Below is a genomic region from Nitrospiraceae bacterium.
CCGTCCATGGGAACGAAATCTTTTTGCACCAATGCCATATCAGTCCCTACAGTCATGGCAACATCATGAACCACGACCCGACAAGGGCCAGAAAGCTGCTGTTGCATCGGAAGGAAATCAACAAACTCATCGGAAAGACTCAGCAGAAAGGGCTCACGCTCGTGCCGCTCCGCATCTACTTCTCCAAGCGCGGCCATGCGAAGGTCGAGATCGGTCTGGCGAAGGGAAAGAAGCAGTACGACCGAAGGGAATCGATCAAGGCCAGAGAAGCCGGTCGCGAAGTCGAACGGGCGATCAAGGAGAGAAAGTAGAGTCAGCGGGTCCTGTCGCCGACCCAGCCCATTCGTCCTCGCTCCACCCATCCCCCAGTAGGTCCCTTACGCTGCGGGCGAATGGGCGCCCGGGTCTGCACCACCCGCTGACTGAAGAAAAGCGGAGAAGTTCTAAAGCCGGCGCCGTTAGTCGTTGTTACTCGCACATTCCAACTCGTTGATCTCGCAAGACAAAATAATCACCACTTTCTCGTCGCCACTGTTACTTGACTTTGTTCTAACTAGAACTATTATACTGGGGTCAGCCGGGGTTTTATGTCGATCTCAGCGATCGCAGCAGTTTGAACAGGCAGTGGGTCGATTAATCACAAGGGGGTGCCCATGAAAGTGCTCTTTCAGACGGATGAGAGTTGGGTCGGTCTGATCTTACGACTGACGCTGGGGTTCGTGATGTTTCCACACGGAGCGCAGAAGCTCCTCGGTTGGTACGGTGGATTCGGCTTCTCCGGCATGATGGGCTTCTTCACGGAAACCATGCACCTCCCATGGTTGATCGCGTTCCTTGTCATCATCGGAGAATCCTTTGGGAGCGTGGCTCTCCTCCTGGGACTCTTGACGCGATTTACGGCGGCAAGCCTCGCAGTCATCATGCTGGGGGCGATTACAATGGTCCATCTGCCCAACGGATTTTTCATGAACTGGTTCGGGAAGCAGGCCGGCGAAGGATATGAGTACCATCTCCTCGTGATCGGAATCGCGGTGACACTCATGGTGACTGGCGCAGGCAAGTGGTCGGTTGATAAAGTGATCGCAGAACGAGTGCATGTGTAAAGAGTGTCCGATGAAAGGTTTCGATGACTGACAGTCCGCCGATCGGGCGAGCAAGTCCGAACATGGCACGTGGCGGAGAAAGAGAGGTCAGAATGAGAGACGCGATGCTGGCAACCAATGTGAACAAGGCGGCGCAGGTGAAAGTCTATCAACCGGGCTCTCAACATGTTGTCGGGGACGGGTTCCACGTCCGCAATCTACTCCCGAGCAACGACCTGGACCGCGAACTGAGCCCGTTTATCATGCTGGATTATGCGGGGCCTACGTACTATCCGGCGACGGACACGCCGCGCGGAGTCGGCGAACATCCGCATCGGGGGTTCGAAACCGTCACGATCGTCTATCAGGGGATCGTGGCCCATCGGGATTCGGCCGGGAACTCCGGCGTCATCGGACCGGGAGACGTCCAGTGGATGACGGCCGCGTCGGGCATCGTCCATGAGGAGATGCACGAGCGCGCATGGGCCAAGCGCGGAGGGACGCTGCAGGCGATTCAGTTGTGGGTGAACCTCCCCAAAGCGTTCAAGATGTCGGCGCCCGGCTATCAAACCATCGTCAACGCTCAAATTCCGGTGGTGCCGCTAGAGGACGGAGCCGGCTCGCTGCGTGTGATCGCGGGATCGGCGCGAGGCGTCAAAGGCCCGGCGAAGACCTTCACTCCGATCGAACTGTACGATCTCCGTCTGCGCGCAGGTCATTCATTGCCGCTGCAGATTCCGAAGGGTCACAACGTCGGTATGTTCGTCCTGAGCGGCCGAGCATCCGTCGCGGAGTCGCAGAGGTTGGCAGAAGCGGACCTGGCCGTCTGGGCTTCCACGGGCGACGACGTGACGATTACGGCAGAGGAAGATGCCGTGATCCTGGTGATGGCCGGCGAAGCAATCCACGAGCCGGTGGCGCGCTATGGCCCATTCGTGATGAATACGAAGGCGGAACTGGTCCAAGCCGTGAACGATTATCAGGCCGGCAAGATGGGACATTTGTCTTGATGCCGTCGCTCATGAAACGTATGTCGTTGAAAGCTGACGTAGCGCCAGGGATGAAAGCTCACATGGGCCAGTCGACAGCAGTACTCTCGATCGAGATCTATTCCGATGTCGTGTGCCCTTGGTGCTATGTCGGAAAGCGTCGGCTGGAGCAGGCGCTCGAGACCGCTGGTTACGCAAGCCGGGCGCACATTCTGTGGCGCCCGTTTGAGCTGAATCCGACAATGCCGAAGTCCGGCATGGATCGGCAGGCCTATCTCGACGCGAAATTTGGAGGCCCAGAGGCCCGGCGTGCGATGGAGCAACGCATCGCTAATGCCGGTGAAGCGGATGGGATCGTGTTCGCCTTCGACCGGATCGAACGGACGCCGAACACGTTCGATGCCCATCGCTTGCTATGGTTCGCCCAGCAGCACGGGAAGCAGGACGACCTGGCCGAAGCGCTGTTTCACGCCTATTTCTCGGAAGGCCGGGATATCGGCGACGGACCGACGCTCGTCGAGATTGCAGTGGAGGCCGGGCTTGGTCGCGGGGAGGCCCGGCAGTTTCTATCGGGCGATGCGGGAATTGAAGAAGTCCGTGCTGAAGAAGCAGCAGGTCACCGTTTGGGAATTCGCGGTGTCCCCTACTTCCTGTTGAACGATACCTATGCGATCTCCGGTGCGCAATTTCCTGATATCTTTGTCGCGGCCTTGCAAAGGGCAGACGTTGATCGCGCGGAGCGAAAGGTAGGTCGATGATGGCGGTTCAAGTCTACGGCTGCAACCATGTTGTGATCGAAGTGACCGATGCGAAGAAAGCCGTGAAGTTTTATTCCGATGTGTTTGGCCTGAAGATGCTCCGGGGAGGGGAAGGCGCGGCCTGGTGCAAACTGGGCGAGCATCAGTTCATGGCGATCTTCGAAGTCGAGAAGCTCCAACCAGACCGCACGAAACACTTTGGCCTTATGGTGCGCGATCAGAGACAGATCGATGAAGTTCGGCGGAAACTCACGAAGAAGTATAAGCTCAAGCTCCATCCGAATTTCCGCTGCGACTTCCGAGATCCTTGGGGGAACCGTATTCAGGTTGGCGACCTCTCCGACGAGTCGCTGGTCTGGCTTCTCCCCTATCAGGAAGTGCAGAAGGCAGGAGTGACGTTTGTGAAATGAGTTCACCTATGACTCTCGACCACGGACAACACCAACATGAACACCATGCCATGGCAGGAGAACGAGCTTCGCTGACGGGACTCGCTGTCTCGGCCACGATCCATTGCCTGACCGGCTGCGCGATCGGTGAAGTCCTTGGCATGGTGATCGGGGTGGCGCTCGGTTGGAGCAACGCTGCGACCATCGCTGTGTCCATTGTCTTGGCCTTTCTCTTCGGGTATTCGATGACGCTCTGGCCGCTCCTGGCCGGTGGCATGGAATTCGGGCCGGCGGCGGGATTGGCGTTGGCTTCGGATACGCTCTCGATCACCGTGATGGAAATTGTAGACAATGCTGTGGTGTTAATGATCCCCGGTGCGATGGACGCGGGGTTGACCAGCCTGCTGTTCTGGGGGAGCCTGGTACTGTCGCTGGCCGTGGCTTTCGTGGCCGCCTTGCCGGTGAATCGGTGGTTGATCAGCAAGGGTCGCGGACACGCCCTGGTCTACGCGCACCATTAACGGTCAGCTCAGACAAAGAGGATCTGCAATGAAAGCACATTATCTCGGTCACGTCGTGTTCTATGTGAAGGATCTTGAGCGATCATTGAAATTCTATCGCGACCTGCTGGGATTCAATGAAGTCGGACGGATTTTCAACGGAGCGGCCGCCGCGTTGACGTCCGGCCGCACGCATCACGAGCTGTTGCTCATCCAAGTCGGTGACGCGCCGGGGCCTCCGACCGGAAGACATCGAGGCCTGTATCACATCGGCATCAAAGTCGGCGACAGTCTCGATGAATTGCGCGAGGCGAAGAGAGAATTGGAACGAGCCGGTGTTACGATCGACGGCATAAGCGACCACACAGTCAGCCAGAGCCTCTACCTTCAGGACCCGGACGGCAATGAGGTTGAACTCTACGTGGATGTGGACGAGTCCATCTGGAAGGAGAACCCCGAGGCCGTGTTGTCCCCGATCAGGCCCCTGCGGTTGTAACCAGATCAAGGGCTTGCTACCCTCGATCGGCACGACTCAAAGGAGTACAGTTCACCAAGAGGCCACACCACGCAGCCAAATAGCGGGCGCTGCTCACGCTGGGTCCAGCAACCTATAAAGGAGGAGCCGTCATGCGCATGAAATGGGAAACGCCTTCGTTCGCGGAAGTAAAGATGGACGCCGAAATCAACTCATATCAGGACGATTTTGCGGACACTCCGGATGTCCAGGAGCCATCGAAGGAAGCGTCGGTCGCAAACATTCCCCAATAATAGTAGGAACAGCAATGCTCATCCGGGTCCTAGGATCTGCAGCCGGAGGAGGATTCCCACAATGGAACTGCGCCTGCGTGAACTGTCGAGGCGTACGGGGTGGGCTGATCCACGCAGTTCCCCGGTCGCAGGAATCAGTCTGTGTGAGCGCTGACGATGGAGACTGGTTTCTCATTAACGCATCTCCGGACATCCGTTCACAAATCGAGAGCTTCGGCCCTCTCCACCCAAGGAAATCACGCGCCACGCCGATTCAGGCGATCTTTCTGACCAACGGCGACCTTGATCACTGCCTGGGACTCCTCTCGCTGCGGGAGAATCACCGTCTCGTGATCTACGGGACCGAATCCGTGCATCGCGGTTTCACAGAAGGCAATGTCTTGTATCGGACCCTTCAACGCTTTGCCGATCAGGTGACCTGGCGAACCCTGAAACTCGGAGTGGAAGAAACGGTGCTGCGCGCAGATGGATACCCGTCGGGGTTGACGGTGAAAGCCATGGCCGTTCCGGGAAAACCTCCTGTACATTTGGAAGGACTCGTCTCGTCCGATAACCTGGAAATAAATGTGGGGCTCAGGTTTCGCCAGGTCAGCAACGGGCGGGTCCTGACCTATCTGTCCGCTGTCGGCAGAATCACGCCTTCCGTCGTCGAAGGACTGGAAGGCGCGGATTGCGTCATGTTTGACGGTACCTTCTGGTCAAGCGATGAACTGTCCGCGCCGGGCTTCCTCCAGAAGTCGGCCGAGGAGCTCGCTCACTGGCCCGTCGGCGGGCTGGAGGGAAGTCTGTCGATGCTCTCGAAGATCACGGCTCCCCGCCGACTGTTTATCCACATCAACAACACCAATCCGATGTTGCGGGAGGATTCCCCTGAGCGGAAGATCGTCGAGGCAACCGGATGGGAAGTGGCCCGGGATGGGATGGAGGTCAGGCTATGAAGAGCGACCAGCATCAAGGTCCGCTTTCAAAGGACGCCT
It encodes:
- the smpB gene encoding SsrA-binding protein SmpB, which codes for MTKASDDHQKVVATNRKAYHDYFIEEKLEAGLVLKGTEVKSLREGRVNLQDSYASVHGNEIFLHQCHISPYSHGNIMNHDPTRARKLLLHRKEINKLIGKTQQKGLTLVPLRIYFSKRGHAKVEIGLAKGKKQYDRRESIKAREAGREVERAIKERK
- a CDS encoding DoxX family protein, giving the protein MKVLFQTDESWVGLILRLTLGFVMFPHGAQKLLGWYGGFGFSGMMGFFTETMHLPWLIAFLVIIGESFGSVALLLGLLTRFTAASLAVIMLGAITMVHLPNGFFMNWFGKQAGEGYEYHLLVIGIAVTLMVTGAGKWSVDKVIAERVHV
- a CDS encoding pirin family protein; protein product: MRDAMLATNVNKAAQVKVYQPGSQHVVGDGFHVRNLLPSNDLDRELSPFIMLDYAGPTYYPATDTPRGVGEHPHRGFETVTIVYQGIVAHRDSAGNSGVIGPGDVQWMTAASGIVHEEMHERAWAKRGGTLQAIQLWVNLPKAFKMSAPGYQTIVNAQIPVVPLEDGAGSLRVIAGSARGVKGPAKTFTPIELYDLRLRAGHSLPLQIPKGHNVGMFVLSGRASVAESQRLAEADLAVWASTGDDVTITAEEDAVILVMAGEAIHEPVARYGPFVMNTKAELVQAVNDYQAGKMGHLS
- a CDS encoding DsbA family oxidoreductase, coding for MGQSTAVLSIEIYSDVVCPWCYVGKRRLEQALETAGYASRAHILWRPFELNPTMPKSGMDRQAYLDAKFGGPEARRAMEQRIANAGEADGIVFAFDRIERTPNTFDAHRLLWFAQQHGKQDDLAEALFHAYFSEGRDIGDGPTLVEIAVEAGLGRGEARQFLSGDAGIEEVRAEEAAGHRLGIRGVPYFLLNDTYAISGAQFPDIFVAALQRADVDRAERKVGR
- a CDS encoding VOC family protein codes for the protein MMAVQVYGCNHVVIEVTDAKKAVKFYSDVFGLKMLRGGEGAAWCKLGEHQFMAIFEVEKLQPDRTKHFGLMVRDQRQIDEVRRKLTKKYKLKLHPNFRCDFRDPWGNRIQVGDLSDESLVWLLPYQEVQKAGVTFVK
- a CDS encoding DUF4396 domain-containing protein — protein: MTLDHGQHQHEHHAMAGERASLTGLAVSATIHCLTGCAIGEVLGMVIGVALGWSNAATIAVSIVLAFLFGYSMTLWPLLAGGMEFGPAAGLALASDTLSITVMEIVDNAVVLMIPGAMDAGLTSLLFWGSLVLSLAVAFVAALPVNRWLISKGRGHALVYAHH
- a CDS encoding VOC family protein; translated protein: MKAHYLGHVVFYVKDLERSLKFYRDLLGFNEVGRIFNGAAAALTSGRTHHELLLIQVGDAPGPPTGRHRGLYHIGIKVGDSLDELREAKRELERAGVTIDGISDHTVSQSLYLQDPDGNEVELYVDVDESIWKENPEAVLSPIRPLRL
- the pqqB gene encoding pyrroloquinoline quinone biosynthesis protein PqqB, translated to MLIRVLGSAAGGGFPQWNCACVNCRGVRGGLIHAVPRSQESVCVSADDGDWFLINASPDIRSQIESFGPLHPRKSRATPIQAIFLTNGDLDHCLGLLSLRENHRLVIYGTESVHRGFTEGNVLYRTLQRFADQVTWRTLKLGVEETVLRADGYPSGLTVKAMAVPGKPPVHLEGLVSSDNLEINVGLRFRQVSNGRVLTYLSAVGRITPSVVEGLEGADCVMFDGTFWSSDELSAPGFLQKSAEELAHWPVGGLEGSLSMLSKITAPRRLFIHINNTNPMLREDSPERKIVEATGWEVARDGMEVRL